TGAATCATCGACATGAGGTGTTCGAATAGTTTACATATTCAATAGCGATTCGGTGAAGCGCGCCCCGCACACACGGCTGGACGGCCAGCGCGATTGAGGCGCGGTTCGCCGAGGCGCCGATGAACGGAGCCGCGGAGCATCACCCAGGCGTGAGCGCGCGGCTATGGGCAAATCGCGGCGGGCATCGCGAGGCGCCGGCGCTCTGGCCAGGGCTTGGGAGGAGACGCTTCTGCGTGCGGGGACGTCGGCACGTCAGATCCTCGCGCGCAGCGTGGCCTGTCGTGTGGGCACAGCGAGATGCCACTGCGGGACGCACGAGCGCCACCACCGCAGCAGACGAGCAGTCGCTGCGCGACGCATGCCCATGCATGTCGTGGGCGATGGTCATGACGAGTCGAGCCTCTCGGTCCCGCCCCGGTCGGCAAGGGGAGCACGAGCAGCGGCGTGCCGCAGCGCGGACACTGCAAGGGGTCGCGCCCGTTGAGCGCCAGCATGAGCTCCACCCAGGTGCGTGGAGGGTCCCGCTCACCGGTCTCGACCACGGGTGCCGAGGCGGAGGCGTTGCCGAGAGTGGTCTGTGCGCGAGCGAGGGTTCCCGAGCGAACGTGGCTGGTGGAGACGAGGCCGGCGTGACGGATCTTGTGGAAGCCCCTGGGCAAGGTGTGGCGGAGGAGGCGAGCGAGGAAGTCCACCGCGTGGAGGGCAGGTGAGGCCGTCCTTGGTGGCGAAGGTCACGGCCTCGCCGTCGTAGCTCATGAGGCGCGCGTTCGAGATGCCGACGCGGTGCGTGTACCGCCCGAGGTACGCGAACACCTGCTGCGCTCCAGCGAACGGGGCCTTCGCGTAGACGTGCCACCTCGTCTCGAAGAGCGCGCGTCGCACGGGCTCCACCTCGTGAGGCGGCAACACGAGCGTGCCCGCGTCGAGTGCCGGCAGGATGGCCTCGCGCACCGCGCCTCGAACGAGCTTTGCGAGAGCCCTCACGGGGAAGAGGTACCGGCCGTTGCGGCGCACGGGGATCCACCGCTGCGCCGCGAGGTCGTAGCCGCCGGCGCTGACCACCGCGTGCACGTGAGGATGGTAGAGCAACTCGCGGGTCCACGTGTGAAGCACCAGCGTGATGGCGGGCAGCGCACCGAGCCGCTTCGGGTCGGCCGCCATCGTGAGCAGGCTGCGGCGCGCCGCCTCCATCAGGAGCCCGTACATGACCCGGCGCTCGCGCGCGAACAGCGCGCGCAGAGGCTCGGGGATGGTGAAGACGACGTGGAAGTAGCCCACGTCGAGGATGCGCTCACGCCGCGCCTCGAGCCACCGCAGCTGCGACAAGCTCTGGCACCCGGGGCAGTGCCGATTGCGGCAGGAGTTGTAGCGAGGCTGCTCGTAGTCGCAGCCAGGACACTTGTGCAGATGCCCGCCGAGCGCCGCCGTCCGACAGCGCTCGATGGCCCGCAGCACCTGGTGCTGCTCGGGACTCAGCACGTGCTCCGCGCGCACTCGCTCTCCGTGTGCGCGCGCGAGCGCACCCACACTCAGCCCAGGCTCGCGCCGGGACATCGACCCGTGCTCGTGCGCCATGACCACCACCTCGGTGACCTACGCGAGTCGTGCCCCGTCTGGTGTCCCGAGCACGGCCAACGGATTCACGAGTGACTGCCGGCGCGCTTCGGACAAGTGCGTGTAGCGGGTGGTGCTCAAGATGGAGCGGTGGCCCAGCAGGATCTGCACGGAGCGGAGGTCCGCGCCGAGCTCGAGCAAGTGCGTCGCAAAGCTGTGACGCAGCAGGTGCGGATAGACCCGCTTGGTCAGACCTGCTCGCGCGGCCGCGAGCCGCAGCAGCTTGTGCACCGCCTCGCGCGTCAGCGACGCTCGACCCTTGCGCCCTGGAAACAGGCCCTCGCTCCGGTGTCGACGCTGACGCATCCACTCTCGCAGCGCCTCGAGCGTGACGGCCGGCAGCGGCACGATGCGATCGCGACGCCCCTTGGTGTGTCGGATGGTCAGCACACCGCGTCGCGAGTCGACGTCGGCTATCGTCAGCGACAGCGCCTCGGAGATGCGCAGCCCCGAGCCGTAGAGGAGCATGACGAGGGCACGGTCGCGAGGGCGCTCGATGGCGTCGAGCAGCCGCTGGACCTCGCTCCCGGAGAGGATGGCGGGCTGCTTGTCGTGCTCCACCACGCGACGGAGCGGGTGCATGACTTCGGGGCGACGCAACGTCACCCCGAAGAGAAAGCGCAGCGCGCTCAGCGCCACGTTGATGCTCCGCGGAGCCCGGCCCGCTCGTCGAAGGTGCATCACCCATGCGCGCACCTCCTCCGTGTCCAGTTGGCGGGGGTCGCGCCTGTGGAAGGCCACGAACTGCTTCGCGTACCGCAGGTAGGTCTCCCGTGTGTTCGCGGCCACACCGCGCAGGAACAGGTCCTGCTCCATTCGGTCTCGTACTTCGCCCATCGCTCGCCTCCATGGCTTGGCCACGTCCCCGATGGACGGGCTCAATCCACAGCCTCGATCCGATGAAGCCCACACGCCCCTGCTACGCGCGATGCCCCTCAGTCACGCGACATCAGGCCTGCCGCGGAGCGGCTTCGTTCAACATTCTAACTGCGCAACACGCTGTCGGTCAGCGCGCATGAAGCCCCTGCCGACCCCTTCAGGGTGGCACGACGGGCGCTTTGAGCGCCAGTGCTATCGGCGAATCCGCCTCGGGGAGCCGCGCGGACGGACCGGTGCACCGCCGGTGTTGAGGTCCGTCGCTCGTCGGGGTCACCAGGGGTCGTTGGGGTCGAGCTGGGAGAAGTCGTCTTGCGGAGCGTCGGCGAGGGCGTGCTCGTCGGGCTCGTAGACGAGGTCGCTCTCGAGCGGGGAGGAGCGGGCGCGGGGCTCGGGGGTGTCGAGGCCTTGGTGGCGCAGGATGCGCTGGATGCTGTAGTGGTCGAGGACGGTGGCCACGTGGCGCATGCGGCCGCCGCAGTGGGGGCAGGCCAGGACGTCCAGGCCGAAGCTGTGGCGCATGAGCTCGGCCCACGCGGTGTTGCGGGGCTTGGTGGGGTTGGCCGGGCGGGTGCGCTTGCGCGGGATCACACCCGGGCGCAGGTAGGCCACCGCCAGGGGGCGGAGGCGGGCGTTGGCGGCGAACAGGCCTCCGTACAGCAAGGTGTTGACGCGCGGCGGGGGGACGAGGGCGACGAGGCGGTCGATGAAGCGGTCTGGCGTCAGCCGT
This genomic interval from Sandaracinaceae bacterium contains the following:
- a CDS encoding transposase, with the protein product MAHEHGSMSRREPGLSVGALARAHGERVRAEHVLSPEQHQVLRAIERCRTAALGGHLHKCPGCDYEQPRYNSCRNRHCPGCQSLSQLRWLEARRERILDVGYFHVVFTIPEPLRALFARERRVMYGLLMEAARRSLLTMAADPKRLGALPAITLVLHTWTRELLYHPHVHAVVSAGGYDLAAQRWIPVRRNGRYLFPVRALAKLVRGAVREAILPALDAGTLVLPPHEVEPVRRALFETRWHVYAKAPFAGAQQVFAYLGRYTHRVGISNARLMSYDGEAVTFATKDGLTCPPRGGLPRSPPPPHLAQGLPQDPSRRPRLHQPRSLGNPRSRTDHSRQRLRLGTRGRDR
- a CDS encoding tyrosine-type recombinase/integrase — protein: MGEVRDRMEQDLFLRGVAANTRETYLRYAKQFVAFHRRDPRQLDTEEVRAWVMHLRRAGRAPRSINVALSALRFLFGVTLRRPEVMHPLRRVVEHDKQPAILSGSEVQRLLDAIERPRDRALVMLLYGSGLRISEALSLTIADVDSRRGVLTIRHTKGRRDRIVPLPAVTLEALREWMRQRRHRSEGLFPGRKGRASLTREAVHKLLRLAAARAGLTKRVYPHLLRHSFATHLLELGADLRSVQILLGHRSILSTTRYTHLSEARRQSLVNPLAVLGTPDGARLA